The proteins below come from a single Mustela nigripes isolate SB6536 chromosome 14, MUSNIG.SB6536, whole genome shotgun sequence genomic window:
- the TCHHL1 gene encoding trichohyalin-like protein 1, with translation MARLLKDVLCVIKTFHKYAQEDGDKATLTCTELKLLIQGEFGDILQPRVIHAVERNLNLLDTDSSGTISFDEFVLAIFSLLNLSYLDIQSLLKSEPRQVSNLEEKPDDMDLQVTSGTGQWTEQMPLTQDRAVPPSGMTSSAQFNPTERGAVGHNGVENTKTCKLPVEEPGHNDPKNQHLEGDQQSQEVAQDVSAMGDNGAQLETNKTTAESEQTDSPTKQEEQDKESPMEGDKPVRKQSITKTRDQCEEQKGNLRTQSSPPEKTTQRPSKDQEVTTEKGVKEHSKTQELSLPGNYEPNSEPADLPKQAAAQKPLQTKKLTDPEDDDRTSVTQGQGEDADRTPPETKNPAEPGGDGRASETQEPTAQEKEQETKDLPVQGNNRNISETPDVRAIRKERRGPEVHGTAEQEENEIEIQLLTLEDQRQDGKYQELQKSSKKRDAKAGSKTQESSSEGGVQNHPEIERIVTPEEEARHAEEGTAKALMSSKNVPAAEGTSGARERTQELAPLKNQSGEENKRVTKTHDKPVTDDDGYQEEDPEPTVTQNNEGSSEIPNSLTPEDGDNSSETNDLPVQGDSQNQGDPLRESVERSHNGNPDTEKQVALGEESRTEEDVVLAVRVEEQDKQLTEEPEWATREEHRSLGSGTKGPGPAMYPNGHPEAQESTTRGEDRKSLEADFTDQFSIKQLPAKEDSRRKLKVQGPSTKGEEGRTPETQDAPVKNLDEDNSASPKTHLEREEPATLEEDETPQELAEANDQQNPAKKRYDVSVPQTRLEEKMQKNQEPSFVERGTVYSSPLYQYLKEKMLQQKEMTQMEQQNQAQTARSSSPELLNNQSSAPLTNEISDCPIIFSDSQALHYTKECLPDADPADAQQTSASLASEDKQSYPQEKKPVLQKEASTKEQ, from the exons ATGGCTCGGCTCCTAAAAGATGTCCTCTGTGTAATCAAGACATTCCACAAGTATGCCCAGGAGGATGGTGACAAGGCAACATTGACCTGCACAGAGTTGAAACTGCTCATCCAGGGCGAGTTTGGGGACATTCTTCAG CCACGTGTCATTCATGCTGTGGAGAGAAACTTGAACCTTCTGGATACTGACAGCAGTGGCACCATCAGTTTTGATGAATTTGTTCTTGCAATCTTCAGCTTATTGAACCTCTCCTATCTTGATATACAATCATTACTAAAATCAGAACCAAGACAAGTGTCTAATCTAGAGGAGAAACCTGATGATATGGATCTTCAGGTGACCAGTGGCACTGGCCAGTGGACAGAGCAAATGCCACTAACTCAAGACAGAGCTGTACCTCCTTCAGGAATGACATCATCAGCTCAGTTCAACCCTACAGAAAGGGGAGCAGTTGGACACAATGGGGTTGAAAACACCAAGACTTGCAAACTGCCAGTGGAAGAACCTGGGCACAATGACCCTAAGAACCAACACCTGGAAGGAGATCAACAGAGCCAGGAGGTGGCCCAAGATGTGTCAGCAATGGGAGACAATGGGGCTCAACTTGAGACAAATAAGACAACAGCAGAATCAGAACAGACTGACAGTCCCACAAAGCAGGAGGAACAGGATAAGGAGAGTCCCATGGAGGGAGATAAACCAGTCAGGAAGCAAAGTATCACTAAGACAAGGGATCAATGTGAAGAACAGAAAGGGAACCTAAGAACACAAAGTTCTCCACCAGAAAAAACAACACAGAGGCCTTCCAAAGATCAGGAAGTTACAACAGAAAAGGGTGTTAAAGAACATTCTAAAACACAAGAACTATCACTGCCAGGAAATTATGAGCCCAATTCAGAACCTGCTGACCTGCCAAAACAAGCTGCTGCCCAGAAACCATTGCAGACAAAAAAACTAACTGATCCTGAGGATGATGATAGAACATCCGTGACCCAAGGACAAGGAGAGGATGCTGACAGGACACCACCTGAGACAAAGAATCCAGCTGAACCTGGGGGTGATGGCAGAGCATCTGAGACCCAAGAACCAACagcacaagaaaaagaacaagaaacaaaggaCCTGCCTGTCCAAGGTAATaacagaaatatttcagaaacacCTGATGTTAGGGCtataaggaaagagaggagaggccCTGAGGTCCATGGAACAgcagaacaggaagaaaatgagatagaaattcAGCTACTAACCCTGGAAGACCAACGACAGGATGGAAAGTATCAGGAACTCCAAAAGTCATCAAAAAAAAGGGATGCTAAAGCAGGTTCTAAAACACAAGAGTCGAGCTCAGAAGGAGGAGTTCAGAACCATCCGGAAATTGAAAGAATAGTCACCCCAGAAGAAGAGGCAAGACATGCTGAGGAAGGCACAGCAAAAGCACTTATGAGTAGCAAAAATGTCCCTGCAGCAGAAGGGACATcaggagcaagagaaagaacacaggaatTAGCACCACTCAAGAACCAGTCTGGAGAGGAAAATAAGAGGGTCACCAAGACTCATGACAAGCCAGTCACGGATGATGATGGTTACCAGGAAGAAGATCCCGAGCCCACAGTCACACAGAATAATGAGGGTTCTTCTGAAATTCCCAACAGCCTGACTCCAGAGGATGGTGATAACAGCTCAGAGACAAATGACCTCCCTGTGCAAGGGGATTCCCAGAATCAAGGAGACCCTCTCAGAGAGTCTGTGGAAAGAAGTCACAATGGTAACCCAGACACTGAGAAACAGGTAGCACTGGGTGAGGAAAGCAGAACTGAGGAGGATGTAGTGCTAGCAGTCAGAGTTGAAGAACAGGATAAGCAGCTCACTGAGGAACCAGAATGGGCTACCAGAGAAGAGCACAGAAGTCTGGGCTCAGGGACAAAAGGCCCAGGTCCAGCTATGTACCCCAATGGACATCCAGAGGCACAGGAGTCCACAACAAGAGGTGAAGACAGAAAGTCCCTAGAGGCAGACTTCACTGACCAGTTTTCCATAAAGCAGCTTCCAGCAAAGGAAGACAGCAGAAGAAAGCTAAAGGTCCAAGGCCCAAGTACCAAAGGAGAAGAAGGTAGGACACCAGAGACCCAGGATGCTCCAGTAAAAAATCTAGATGAGGACAATTCAGCATCCCCCAAAACACACCTTGAAAGAGAGGAACCTGCAACATTGGAAGAGGATGAAACCCCCCAAGAGTTGGCAGAAGCCAATGACCAACAAAATCCAGCCAAGAAAAGATATGATGTTTCAGTCCCCCAGACCAGACTTGAAGAGAAGATGCAGAAGAACCAAGAACCTTCTTTTGTAGAGAGGGGTACTGTCTATTCCAGTCCTCTGTACCAGTACCTGAAAGAGAAGATGCTGCAACAGAAGGAAATGACCCAAATGGAGCAGCAAAACCAAGCTCAGACAGCTAGGTCATCAAGCCCAGAGCTCCTCAACAACCAGTCAAGTGCACCCCTCACCAATGAGATCTCAGATTGTCCTATCATCTTCAGTGACAGCCAAGCATTACATTACACCAAGGAATGTCTCCCTGATGCAGATCCTGCTGATGCACAGCAAACATCAGCTTCCCTAGCCTCAGAAGATAAGCAAAGCTACCCTCAGGAAAAGAAACCAGTACTACAAAAGGAGGCAAGCACCAAAGAACAATGA